The window ATGTTCTTTCAGATAAACGAAAGCAAGAGCATTTCGAATAGCACCTTTCACAGATGAGCCGGGAAGATATTTTTTTCCGTTTTCGGAAATAAACGGATGGATTTCTTTTCCATTAAATTGACCAATAAACGGAATTGATTCGCTTTCGGTTATTTCTTCAATTGAAATTTTATATTTCTGCAGAAAAGATTTTAATGAGAATTTTTGTTGAGAATGCGTTTTAATTTCTTTGATGTAATCTTCCATAATATGCGGATTTTCTGAAAAGATACTTTCCAGTTTTTGATGATCTATCAATTTTATTTTATCACCATCTACAATAAAATCAGAAAGCGAAGAAAGGTTTTTATTTTCATTATCTCCGATATGAAGCGGAGATAGAACTTCAATTTTTATATTATTCAATTTTCCTCCTTTTTTTCAACCTCTGAATGTGCGACAGCTTTCCTCTGGAAAGATGAATGCACTTATGAGTGTTGAAACTTTCATTACAAACATTCGGATGTCCTTCGGACAATCAGAAGTTTTTGTTTTCATTTCCCAAAGGTAAAAGAAATGCTTTTCCATAACGATAGATCGTGTTATCTTTGAACTGCTGCGAAACGATTTTCCCTCCGATTTGAGATTTTATAACGCTTCCTTCTTTCAGATAAAAGATTGCATCTTTTTTAAAAGCGGAAGCATAACCGAAAGTAATGAAACCGTCATCTTTTCCGATTTCATAAGTCTGGATGTTTTTTAATTCTTCCTTTTTCGGAATCAGATTGGAAAGGAGTAAATACAATTTCGGGATAGTCGTAGTTTCCCAGATAATTTCTGCTGTTTCTACTTTATCAAAATATCCTTTGCCCAAATTTCTTTTGCCGCCGATGCCTTCGTCCGCAAA is drawn from Candidatus Cloacimonadota bacterium and contains these coding sequences:
- the csm5 gene encoding type III-A CRISPR-associated RAMP protein Csm5, with protein sequence MNNIKIEVLSPLHIGDNENKNLSSLSDFIVDGDKIKLIDHQKLESIFSENPHIMEDYIKEIKTHSQQKFSLKSFLQKYKISIEEITESESIPFIGQFNGKEIHPFISENGKKYLPGSSVKGAIRNALAFVYLKEH